aaaaaactactagaactgatcaattcagtaaagtcacagaatacaaagtcaatgtacagaaatctcttgcattcctatacaccaataatgaagcagcagacagtgaaatgaagaaaacaatcccatttataattatccaaaaccaataaaatatctaggaataaacttaaccaaagaggtgaaagacctgtactctgaaacctataaaacactgatgaaagaaattcaagacaacataaagaaatggaaagacattccatgttcatgagttagcagaagaaatattgttaaaatgtctatactacccaaagtagtcttcagatttaatgtaatccctatcaaaagacccacagcatttttcacagagctagaacaaacaaccttaaagtttgtatggaaccacaaaaaaccctgaataggcaaagcaatcttgaaaaagaaaaaactggaggtatcacaattccagatttcaagttatattacaaagcagtagtagTTAAAATGGTataatactggcataaaaatagacacatagatcaatggaatagaacagaaaacccagaaatggacccacgatgatatggtcaattaatcttcaacaagggAGGAATGAACATacaatgggaaaatgacagtctcttcgacaaatggtgttgggaaaactggacagccacatgcaaaaggattAAACTGAGCCACTttctttcaccacacacaaaaataaactcaaaatagattaaagacctaaatgtgagacctgaacccATAAAagtccttgaagagagcacaagcagtaatctctctgacattggccctagtaaacatttttctagatatgtctcctgaggcaagggaaacaaaagcaaaaaaacaaactattaggtctacatcaaaataaaaagcttctgcacagcaaaggaaacaatcaacaaaactaaaaggcaacctactgaatgggagaagatattcgtaaatgatatatccaataaaggattagtatccaaaatatatgaagaactgatacaactcagtaccccaaaataaataatccagtttaaaaatgggcagggggcacctgggtggctccagtagttaagtgtctgactcttgatttcagcttaagtcatgatctcaaggtcaggGGATCAAGACATGCCTCTGGCTCCATCCTTAGGgttttcactctccctctccttctgcccctccccctgctctctctctcaaataaaataaaataaaataataaaaaaattgtttaaataggcagaagacatgaacagacatttcttcaaagaagacacacagatggccaacagatacatgaaaagatgctcaatgtcactcatcatcagggaattgcaaatgaaaacaaccatgagatatcatctcacacctgtcagaatgactaaaatcaacaacacaagagacaacaggtgttggcgaggatgtggagaaaaagaaaccctcttgcactgttagtaggaatgcaaattggtgcagtcattgtagaaaactgtatggaggttccttaaaaaattaaaaatagaacgaccctctgatccagtaatcacactactggatagTGTGGATCACacaaaatttacaaaacattaattcaaaaatctACATACACCTCTATGTTTACTggaacattatttacaatatccaaactatggaagcagaccaagtgtccattgatagatgaatggatgaagaagatgtggtatatatacaacggaatattattcagctataaaaaataatgaaatcttgccatttgcaacatggttAGAGCTAGAGTATAAtcctgagtgaaacaagtcagtcagagaaagacaaatatcataggatttcactcatatgtggaaattaagaaacaaaacaaatgagcaaaggaaaaaaagagagagagagacaaaccaagaaacaaactcttaactatagagaacaaactgatggttaccaaaggggagggggtggggggatgggagaaataggggatgggaattaaagaatatacttatcatgatgaaaaaaattaaatgataaaaaataaattataaaaatttaagcaggggcatctgggtggctcagtccattaaacttctgactttggctcaggtcatgattttagggtcctgggattgagtcctgcactgggctccccgctcagcgaggagtctgcttgtctctctccctctgctcctccccctgcttgtgctctctctctcaaataaataaaatctttaaaaaaataagcaatgttttttttttaaacccacaaaTTCCCATTGCCATAAACTATAACGCCTAAAGCATTTTGGAAGCAAACTCCACTCTGCCCAACTAGCCAAACACTGTAAGTAATAACTAAAACATATCTTAATATCAAACAAATTGatatttcaaaacttaatttcaaaaactgaaaggaaatctATGCCAAAAAGAAAAGCCACTCTTAGAATTTTAGTATCATTCTTATTTATATTGCCTAGATTaccttaatataatttttaaagaatctttaaaaaataagtgaaaaaaaatatatatatagctttccTCACCTTCATGGCAAGAGTTTCAGATTCAGGAAGTGGATAGAGTATATTCCTGTCCCTCTCTATCTCCAGGACATTCTGCAGCAAAAGGAGACCATTCCCTGGGGCTAAGCCTGGGGTTACTACAGTAAGATAGTAACTGAGGTCATGTAAGCCCAAAATGTGGGAGAGAAATATGTTGCAGTGTCACCAGACATACTCTTTTTAAGTACCTTTCATCCTTCTGGTATCCCTTAAGCTAAGACAAACAGGATGAGGTCCCCTTTAGAGCTGTCCTCTAAGCTGTAGAGAGAATGTGGCCATAAAGTACAAGGCCAAGGGGAGAGCGAGCCATCTTCCTAATCTGTCCTCAAATCTTTTCACacttaaaacaaagaataaggaggtggaggaggaggcggcTCGGGGAGAGCGAGCAGCGAGCTGGACCGCGGAGCGTGAGTGAGGGAGCCGAGCCGCctgcccgcccgccgccgcctcccctcCGTAAGCAGGAGCCCGGGCCGGGGCCCGGCACgccgccccagcccctccctcgtCGTCAGGCCGCGAGGGCAGCGCGCGcgagccagggggagggagagcgagcgagcgagcgagcgccGGGAGGAGGCGGCCGGACCGAGCGAGCGCCCGCGCGTGTGGCGTGAGGGGAAGCCGCTGCCCGCCCCCTTcgccttcccttctctccccctccccgctccccccccgACCGCGGAGCAGCACCATGTCGGCGCCGGCGGCCAAAGTCAGTAAAAAGGAGCTCAACTCCAACCACGACGGGGCCGACGagacctcagaaaaagaacagcaagaagCAATTGAACATATTGATGaagtacaaaatgaaatagaCAGACTTAATGAACAAGCCAGTGAGGAGATTTTGAAAGTagaacagaaatataacaaactCCGCCAACCATTTTTTCAGAAGAGGTCGGAATTGATCGCCAAAATCCCCAATTTTTGGGTAACAACATTTGTCAACCATCCACAAGTGTCTGCACTGCTTGGGGAGGAGGATGAAGAGGCGCTGCATTATTTGACAAGAGTTGAAGTGACAGAATTTGAAGATATTAAATCAGGTTacagaatagatttttattttgatgaaaacccTTACTTCGAAAATAAAGTTCTCTCCAAAGAATTTCATCTGAATGAGAGTGGTGATCCATCTTCAAAGTCCACCGAAATCAAATGGAAATCTGGAAAGGATTTGACGAAACGTTCAAGTCAAACACAGAATAAAGCCAGCAGGAAGAGACAGCATGAGGAACCAGAGAGCTTCTTCACCTGGTTTACTGACCATTCTGATGCAGGTGCAGATGAGTTAGGAGAGGTCATCAAAGATGATATTTGGCCAAATCCGTTACAGTACTACTTGGTTCCCGATATGGATgatgaagaaggggaaggagaagaagatgatgatgatgatgaagaagaagaaggattgGAAGACATCGATGAAGAAGGAGATGAGGATGAAggtgaagaagatgaagatgatgatgagggggaggaaggagaggaggatgaAGGAGAAGATGACTAATGGAACACTGATGGATTCcaaccttccttttttaattttcttcagtccCTGGGAGCAAGttgccgtctttttttttttttttttttttttcctcctcttgtgCTCATTCGCCCTGTTTTTTGaagtctcttttctctccctttatacCATGGTTCTCaacttattttggggggaaataccTTGAGCAGAATACAGTGGGAAAAGAATCTCTACCCCTTTctgttccaaattcatttttatccctTCCTGTCTCAACAAAAACTTTATGGAATCAACACCACCGTGCTctgtgggaaaaaagaaaaaccttctgcTCCCTTAGCTCTGCTGGAAGCTGGAGGGTGCTAGGCCCCTGTGTAGTAGTGCATAGAATTCtagcttttttcctcctttctctgtataTTGGGCTCAGAGATTACACTGTGTCTCTATGTGAATATGGACAGTTAGCATTTACCAACATGTACCTGTCTactttctcttgtttaaaaaaaagaaaaaaaacttaaaaaaatggggtTATAGAAGGACAGCAAAGGGTGGGTTTGAGATGTTTGGGTGGGTTAAGTGGGCATTTTGACAACATGGCTTCTCCTTTGGCATGTTTAATTGTGATGTTTAACGGACATCCTTGCAGTTTAAGatgacacttttaaaataaaactctctcCTAATGATGACTTGAGCCCTGCCACTCGATGGGAGAATCAGCAGAACCTGTAGGATCTTATTTGGAATTGACATTCTCTATTGTAATTttgttcctgtttatttttaaattttctttttgtttcactggAAAGGAAAGATGATGCTCAGTTTTAAACGTTAAAAGTGTACAAGTTGCTTTGTTACAATAAAACTAAATGTgtacacaaaaaaaaaaaaaaaaaaaaaaaaaacaaagaataaggaTTACACACTTTCTCTTAGCCTGGAAAAATGACATTGGCTTCTCAgcacaacaaaaaacaaatacaaattccaATGC
Above is a window of Zalophus californianus isolate mZalCal1 chromosome 7, mZalCal1.pri.v2, whole genome shotgun sequence DNA encoding:
- the LOC118357201 gene encoding protein SET-like; translated protein: MSAPAAKVSKKELNSNHDGADETSEKEQQEAIEHIDEVQNEIDRLNEQASEEILKVEQKYNKLRQPFFQKRSELIAKIPNFWVTTFVNHPQVSALLGEEDEEALHYLTRVEVTEFEDIKSGYRIDFYFDENPYFENKVLSKEFHLNESGDPSSKSTEIKWKSGKDLTKRSSQTQNKASRKRQHEEPESFFTWFTDHSDAGADELGEVIKDDIWPNPLQYYLVPDMDDEEGEGEEDDDDDEEEEGLEDIDEEGDEDEGEEDEDDDEGEEGEEDEGEDD